The Deinococcus yavapaiensis KR-236 genomic sequence CGATCTCGAGCAGACGCTGCGTGAACTGCTCGCGCACGGAGTGGAGGCGACGAGCGCGGCGGGCGCCCTCGTGCGCCGTGACGAGGTGGTCCTGACGAGTCACGGTCTGCCCGAAGGCGCCCCCGAGCAGCTGTCGGTCCTGCACGACCTCACGACGCGTCCCGCCATCGGACACGCCCGCCTCACGCGAACGGAGCTCGGAACGCTCGCCTTGTTCACCGTCGGGAAAGACGAGACGCTTGGCGAACTGTCCGTCGTGTTTCTCGACGGACGCGAGCCGTCACGCCGGGAAATCGAGTTCTGGAGCGCCGTCGCCGATCAAGCCTCGTCCGCCATCGGCCTCGACGACCTCTTGCGGCGCACCCGCACCGAAGCTTCCGAGCGAGAACGCGCGAGAATGGCGCGCGAACTTCACGACAGCGTCGCGCAGGCGTTGTACGGAATCGCCCTCGGCGCCAAGACGGCAAGGGCGCAACTGCAGCGCGACCCCGCGAAGGCGAGCGAAAGCCTCGAGTACACCGTGAGCCTCGCCGACGGAGCGGCCAGCGAGATGAAAGCCTTGCTGTTCGCTCTGCGGCCCGACGCGCTCGAAGAAGGCGGACTGACGCCCGCCCTCGCGCGCCTCGCGGAAGCTTTGAAGGCTCGCTACAAGCTCGACGCCGTCCTCGAAGCGCCCGAGGAACCCCAGGTGAGCGGCGACGTGAAGGGAGCCTTGTACCGCATCGCCCAAGAAGCGGCGCACAACGCGGTGAAGCACGCGAAGGCCACGAACGTCCGAATTCGACTCGACGATGACGAGGGCCGCTTGACCCTCACGATCGTCGACGACGGCATCGGCTTCGACCCGAGCGCTTCACGCAACGGCACGCTCGGCCTCAAGAGCATGAAGGAGCGCGCCATCGCCGTCGGAGCGTCGTTCGACGTCACGTCTCACCTCGGCGCGGGAACGACCGTGGCCGTACGGCTGCCGGGAGTCGTCGCATGATCTTGCCCGTTTCGCATCCGCGGGCCGTCGCGGTTCGTGTTCTCGTGAGCTTGTCGCTGCTCGCCGCGTGCGGCGTCGCCTTTCGAGTCAGCTTGAAGCCCCTGCCTCCGGTTCGACTTGCCTCGCACGTCGTCTCCGAGGACATGAACGGCGTCACGGCGGCCCAGATCACGCTCGACACGCGCATCGGGGCGGTCCGGGTGCAGGCGGGACGGCCGCGCACCTTGACGGGCGAAGCCGAGCTGGAAGGCACGCTGAAAGAGACGGTTTCCACGGCGAACGGCGTCAAGACGGTGCAGTACACCCAGCGGGTCGACGATCCTCGAAGGGCGAGCATGCTGTTCAGGGCCCACTCCGATCGGCAACGGCTTGACGTGAACCTTCCTTCGGCCCTTCCGATCGACCTCGACGTTCGAGGAGGATTCGGCGAGACCTCGCTCGACCTGCGGGGCACGGGCGTGGAGTCGTTGAGCGTTCGGCGAGGCGGAGAGGACCTCGACCTGATCCTTCCCGAACACGAGGTGACGGCCAGGATCGACGCGACTTTCGGTGAGACGCGCGTGACGGGCGTCGATTCGAGCGGAACTTTGGACGTGCGCGGTGAAGTCGGGCGCATCACCCTCGACCTTCGAGACGCGAAGGCGACGAACGTGCGCGCGCAGACGAAGTTCGGCGACTTGGACGTCTCGTTGCCCGCGCGCTTCGAGGCGGTCTTGAGGACCGAGTCGGGAGAGGCCGAAATCGAGGTGCCCGAGATCAGGGCGGCGAGTTCCCTCGACGTGCTCTCGAAGTTCGGGGACGTGACGGTGCGCGTTCCGAAAGACGCGAACGTGCGCGTCGACGCGCACATGAGATTCGGAGACGTCGTGGTGCCCGAAGGCTTCGAGCGACAGGGCGCGTCGTACGTGCACCGAGGACGTGGTCCCTTGCTGATCGTGAGGGCCGAGAGTCGCCAGGGAGACGTGACCGTGCGGGAGGTGGAGCAATGACGGTGAGAGTGGCCCTCGTGGACGATCATGACGTCGTCCGGACCGGCTTGAAGATGTACTTGTCGCTCGACGACACGCTGGAAGTCGTGGGCGAGGCGAGCAACGGCCTCGAAGGCGTCGCGATGGTGGAGCGCGTCCAACCCGACGTCGTCGTGATGGACCTCATGATGCCCGTGATGGACGGAATCGAGGCGACGCGTGAAATCCGCTCGCGCTTTCCCGACGTGGAAGTCTTGGCGCTCACGAGCGCCCTCGAAGAACACAAGGTCAACGGCGCGATTCGCGCGGGCGCCATCGGGTATCTGCTGAAGGACGCGTCGAGCGACGTGCTCGGCGAAGCGATCCACGCGGCGGCGCGGGGCGAAGTGCGCCTGCATCCCGAGGCGGCCAAGCGGCTCGTGCGGGAGTTTCGCGCGCCCGACATGCGCGAGCACCTCACGCCGAGGGAAACCTTGATTTTGCAGCGCATCGCGCACGGCCTCACGAACAAGGCGATCGCCGTGGAATTGGGCGTCAGCGAGCCGACGGTGAAGACGCACGTGTCGAACCTCCTGAGCAAACTCGGCGTGGAGTCACGCACCCAAGCGGCGCTGTACGCCCTAAAAGTTGGCATCGCGAC encodes the following:
- a CDS encoding response regulator, whose translation is MTVRVALVDDHDVVRTGLKMYLSLDDTLEVVGEASNGLEGVAMVERVQPDVVVMDLMMPVMDGIEATREIRSRFPDVEVLALTSALEEHKVNGAIRAGAIGYLLKDASSDVLGEAIHAAARGEVRLHPEAAKRLVREFRAPDMREHLTPRETLILQRIAHGLTNKAIAVELGVSEPTVKTHVSNLLSKLGVESRTQAALYALKVGIATLDP
- a CDS encoding DUF4097 family beta strand repeat-containing protein, translated to MILPVSHPRAVAVRVLVSLSLLAACGVAFRVSLKPLPPVRLASHVVSEDMNGVTAAQITLDTRIGAVRVQAGRPRTLTGEAELEGTLKETVSTANGVKTVQYTQRVDDPRRASMLFRAHSDRQRLDVNLPSALPIDLDVRGGFGETSLDLRGTGVESLSVRRGGEDLDLILPEHEVTARIDATFGETRVTGVDSSGTLDVRGEVGRITLDLRDAKATNVRAQTKFGDLDVSLPARFEAVLRTESGEAEIEVPEIRAASSLDVLSKFGDVTVRVPKDANVRVDAHMRFGDVVVPEGFERQGASYVHRGRGPLLIVRAESRQGDVTVREVEQ
- a CDS encoding sensor histidine kinase, which translates into the protein MMDVMKAESRSFGWLRTYFGELLDPATYKRLVYLLLSFPLGILYFVGIIAGLSVGAGTFVIVAGAFVLLGTLWFVLAGANLERSLGSALLGVPLERPKPLVRTSNWWEWARVTLSDAGTYKALLYLLLKFPFGIVSFVLTVVLLAATVCMMAAPLALTWGPRWSSPVWIETGAFSFTSFTLGALFIGGVALLVLSVTVLNLLARAWGALSFALLTTFGESVVAEREVKALQQGARSVAFSGDLEQTLRELLAHGVEATSAAGALVRRDEVVLTSHGLPEGAPEQLSVLHDLTTRPAIGHARLTRTELGTLALFTVGKDETLGELSVVFLDGREPSRREIEFWSAVADQASSAIGLDDLLRRTRTEASERERARMARELHDSVAQALYGIALGAKTARAQLQRDPAKASESLEYTVSLADGAASEMKALLFALRPDALEEGGLTPALARLAEALKARYKLDAVLEAPEEPQVSGDVKGALYRIAQEAAHNAVKHAKATNVRIRLDDDEGRLTLTIVDDGIGFDPSASRNGTLGLKSMKERAIAVGASFDVTSHLGAGTTVAVRLPGVVA